From Halorubrum salinarum, the proteins below share one genomic window:
- a CDS encoding CopG family ribbon-helix-helix protein, with amino-acid sequence MTVVSVSMPEELLERIDRFADEHGYTGRSEVVREASRNLLGEFEDAKLEDRALMAVVTVLFNYETTSVEERMMRLRHEDEGIVASNFHSHVGSQYCMELFVLEGGLEEISAFVGKVRATKDTLTVDYSVTPVDEFGAGALGDAHAHGGHGHGASEEAEGEADATAEANEDD; translated from the coding sequence ATGACAGTCGTCAGCGTGTCCATGCCGGAGGAGTTACTCGAACGGATCGACCGGTTCGCGGACGAGCACGGCTACACCGGGCGTAGCGAGGTCGTCCGCGAGGCCTCGCGGAACCTCCTCGGCGAGTTCGAGGACGCCAAGCTGGAGGACCGGGCCCTGATGGCCGTTGTGACCGTCCTGTTCAACTACGAGACGACGAGCGTCGAGGAGCGGATGATGCGGCTGCGACACGAGGACGAGGGGATCGTCGCCTCGAACTTCCACAGCCACGTCGGCTCGCAGTACTGTATGGAGCTGTTCGTGCTGGAGGGGGGCTTAGAGGAGATATCGGCGTTCGTCGGGAAGGTCCGCGCGACGAAGGACACGCTCACGGTCGATTACAGCGTCACGCCGGTCGACGAGTTCGGCGCCGGCGCGCTCGGCGACGCCCACGCCCACGGCGGGCACGGGCACGGAGCGTCCGAGGAGGCGGAGGGGGAGGCGGACGCGACCGCCGAGGCGAACGAGGACGACTGA
- the lwrS gene encoding LWR-salt protein, which yields MEAAYVVRVAVRLDPPAAAVDPDRFETTMELPASEPGTDGWLFFRDRLWRGEVGDEPSFRRLAEERLGLANAPGAAVVAADFRELRADEAYLGALKEAIADDLGRFNADSVDEALHKYLGSSVHVRE from the coding sequence ATGGAGGCCGCCTACGTCGTCCGCGTCGCCGTCCGCCTCGACCCGCCGGCCGCCGCCGTCGACCCCGACCGCTTCGAGACGACGATGGAGCTCCCCGCGAGCGAGCCCGGAACCGACGGCTGGCTGTTCTTCCGCGACCGCCTGTGGCGCGGCGAGGTCGGCGACGAGCCGTCGTTCCGGCGGCTGGCGGAAGAGCGGCTGGGGCTCGCGAACGCGCCCGGCGCCGCGGTCGTCGCCGCCGACTTCCGGGAGCTGCGCGCCGACGAGGCGTACCTCGGCGCGCTGAAGGAGGCGATCGCCGACGACCTCGGCCGGTTCAACGCCGACTCGGTGGACGAGGCGCTTCACAAGTACCTCGGCTCGTCGGTTCACGTGCGGGAGTGA
- a CDS encoding SDR family oxidoreductase: MTDRLLVTGATGTVGDPLVRALADRDASVRVATRSPEHARDAFGDGPEPVAFDLGRPETWGAALAGADRLFLLYPPGSAVSDVREFADAADRVGVEHVVFLSILGAEKLPVLPHRRIERHLAGTGMDHTFLRASWFAQNLSEIHRREIVERDEIFVPAGDGVLSFTDARDVAAVAARVLTEPGHANRAYDLTGPAALDFEEVADVFTEVLDRPIAYADPSRLTFARRMYERGFSPGFVAFMTIEYSVVRLGRSGRTTGDIEAVLGRPPRTVREFVADYADEFRP; encoded by the coding sequence ATGACGGACCGGCTGCTCGTCACCGGCGCGACAGGGACCGTCGGCGATCCGCTCGTCAGAGCGCTCGCGGACCGGGACGCGTCCGTCCGCGTGGCGACCCGGAGCCCGGAGCACGCGCGGGACGCGTTCGGCGACGGGCCGGAGCCCGTGGCGTTCGACCTCGGTCGCCCCGAGACGTGGGGGGCGGCGCTGGCTGGCGCCGACCGGCTCTTCCTCCTGTACCCGCCGGGGAGCGCGGTGAGCGACGTCCGCGAGTTCGCCGACGCCGCCGACCGCGTGGGCGTCGAGCACGTGGTGTTCCTCTCGATCCTCGGCGCGGAGAAGCTCCCGGTCCTCCCCCATCGTCGGATCGAGCGCCACCTCGCCGGGACCGGCATGGACCACACGTTCCTCCGCGCCTCGTGGTTCGCCCAGAACCTGAGCGAGATCCACCGCCGAGAGATCGTCGAGCGCGACGAGATATTCGTCCCGGCCGGCGACGGCGTCCTGAGCTTCACCGACGCGCGGGACGTCGCGGCGGTCGCCGCGCGGGTGCTCACCGAGCCGGGCCACGCGAACCGGGCGTACGACCTCACCGGCCCGGCCGCGCTCGACTTCGAGGAGGTGGCCGACGTCTTCACAGAGGTGCTCGACAGACCGATCGCGTACGCCGACCCGTCGCGGCTGACGTTCGCGCGGCGGATGTACGAACGCGGCTTCTCCCCGGGGTTCGTCGCGTTCATGACCATCGAATACTCGGTCGTGCGGCTGGGTCGCTCCGGCCGGACGACGGGCGACATCGAGGCGGTCCTCGGGCGCCCGCCGCGGACGGTCCGCGAGTTCGTCGCGGACTACGCGGACGAGTTCCGACCGTAG
- a CDS encoding AAA family ATPase, translating into MNDTAGLRLTVRAAEKRDAGRGIARLPESARKRLALLSGDTVEVRGERTAVAKVWPGGPDAPDGSVLIDADTRANAGVKVGDTVTIAPVDVSDAERATLTAPGRLAEVDVSREVVERALSRELRDRPVTEGEAVHVERLGGLRFVVARTAPAGTVRITASTDVSVEYAGHGAGAADSAGPSADDRSAPAADSGADPPGADARPKGGDAPPAEHTAGATYEDIGGLDEELELVRETIELPLSEPEVFTRLGIDPPKGVLLHGPPGTGKTLIARAVANEVDATFITVDGPEIMSKYKGESEERLREVFERASEDAPAIVFFDEIDSIAGKRDDGGDVENRVVGQLLSLMDGLDARGDVIVIGATNRVDTIDPALRRGGRFDREIEIGVPGESGRRQILDVHTRRMPLADDVDLDRIAGRTHGFVGADIEGLAQEAAMTALRRARESDSRALNEVTVSKADFEAAHANVEPSAMREYVAEQPTTDFADVGGLDDAKAELDRAVTWPLSYGPLFDAAGADPPTGVLLYGPPGTGKTLLARAIAGESGVNFIQVAGPELLDRYVGESEKAVRELFDRARQAAPAIVFFDEIDAVATDRDAAGGDGSGVSERVVSQLLTELDRASDNPNLVVLAATNRRNALDPALLRPGRLETHVEVPEPDREARRKILEVHTREKPLTDGVDLERVADETEGYSGAEIASLSRAAAMRAIERVADEHGEAANDHADEVGITGEDFDAALESVRPETA; encoded by the coding sequence ATGAACGACACCGCAGGGCTCCGGCTCACGGTGCGTGCCGCCGAGAAGCGGGACGCGGGCCGGGGCATCGCCAGGCTCCCCGAGTCGGCCCGCAAGCGGCTCGCCCTCCTCAGCGGCGACACAGTCGAGGTGCGCGGCGAGCGCACCGCGGTCGCGAAGGTGTGGCCGGGCGGTCCCGACGCGCCAGACGGCTCCGTCCTCATCGACGCCGACACCCGCGCGAACGCCGGCGTGAAGGTCGGCGACACCGTGACGATCGCCCCCGTCGACGTGTCCGACGCCGAGCGCGCGACGCTGACCGCGCCCGGCCGCCTCGCGGAGGTGGACGTGAGCCGCGAGGTGGTCGAGCGGGCGCTCTCCCGGGAGCTCCGCGACCGCCCCGTCACCGAGGGCGAGGCCGTCCACGTCGAGCGGCTCGGCGGCCTCCGCTTCGTGGTGGCGCGGACGGCGCCGGCGGGGACCGTCCGGATCACGGCGTCGACGGACGTGTCGGTCGAGTACGCCGGCCACGGGGCGGGCGCGGCCGACAGCGCCGGCCCGTCGGCGGACGACCGGTCCGCGCCCGCCGCTGACTCGGGGGCTGATCCCCCGGGAGCCGACGCCCGACCGAAGGGCGGCGACGCCCCGCCGGCCGAGCACACCGCGGGCGCGACCTACGAGGACATCGGCGGGCTCGACGAGGAGCTGGAGCTGGTCCGGGAGACGATCGAACTGCCGCTCTCCGAGCCGGAGGTGTTCACCCGGCTCGGCATCGACCCGCCGAAGGGCGTCCTCCTCCACGGGCCGCCGGGGACCGGGAAGACGCTCATCGCCCGCGCCGTCGCCAACGAGGTGGACGCGACGTTCATCACCGTCGACGGCCCGGAGATCATGTCGAAGTACAAGGGGGAGTCGGAGGAGCGGCTCCGCGAGGTGTTCGAGCGCGCCAGCGAGGACGCGCCGGCCATCGTCTTCTTCGACGAGATCGACTCGATCGCGGGCAAGCGCGACGACGGCGGCGACGTGGAGAACCGCGTCGTCGGCCAGCTGCTCTCGCTAATGGACGGGCTCGACGCCCGCGGCGACGTGATCGTCATCGGCGCGACGAACCGCGTCGACACTATCGACCCCGCGCTCCGACGCGGCGGGCGGTTCGACCGCGAGATCGAGATCGGCGTCCCCGGCGAGTCCGGGCGCCGACAGATCCTCGACGTCCACACGCGCCGGATGCCGCTGGCCGACGACGTGGACTTGGACCGGATCGCGGGCCGCACCCACGGGTTCGTCGGCGCCGACATCGAGGGGCTCGCACAGGAGGCGGCGATGACCGCGCTCCGGCGCGCCCGCGAGTCCGACTCCCGCGCGCTGAACGAGGTGACCGTCTCCAAGGCGGACTTCGAGGCCGCGCACGCGAACGTCGAGCCGAGCGCGATGCGAGAGTACGTCGCCGAGCAGCCGACGACCGACTTCGCCGACGTGGGCGGGCTCGACGACGCGAAGGCGGAGCTCGACCGCGCCGTGACGTGGCCGCTGTCGTACGGCCCGCTGTTCGACGCGGCGGGCGCGGACCCGCCGACCGGCGTCCTGCTGTACGGCCCGCCGGGGACCGGGAAGACGCTGCTCGCGCGCGCCATCGCGGGCGAGAGCGGCGTCAACTTCATCCAGGTCGCGGGGCCGGAGCTGCTCGACCGGTACGTCGGCGAGTCGGAGAAGGCGGTCCGCGAGCTGTTCGACCGGGCGCGGCAGGCGGCCCCCGCGATCGTCTTCTTCGACGAGATCGACGCGGTCGCGACCGACCGCGACGCGGCCGGCGGCGACGGATCCGGCGTGAGCGAGCGCGTCGTCTCCCAGCTCCTGACCGAGCTCGACCGCGCCAGCGACAACCCGAACCTCGTCGTCCTCGCGGCGACGAACCGGCGGAACGCGCTCGACCCGGCCCTGCTCCGTCCCGGCCGACTGGAGACGCACGTCGAGGTGCCCGAGCCGGACCGCGAGGCCCGGCGCAAGATCCTGGAGGTTCACACCCGCGAGAAGCCGCTGACGGACGGGGTCGACTTGGAGCGCGTCGCCGACGAGACGGAGGGGTACTCCGGCGCGGAGATCGCCTCGCTGTCGCGGGCGGCCGCGATGCGCGCCATCGAGCGCGTCGCCGACGAGCACGGCGAGGCCGCCAACGACCACGCCGACGAGGTCGGGATCACCGGGGAGGACTTCGACGCGGCGCTCGAGTCCGTCCGCCCCGAGACCGCCTGA
- the endA gene encoding tRNA-intron lyase, which translates to MQPTGHLRGDAVRVGGDARQRFYDARGYGRPLDGNEIALSRVEAAHLLFRGDLSGIELGGDGSAGTDADPVGFERFFVASAAAADRFAVRFLVYSDLRDRGFYLSPAREPWPGGRDAASDAVDFVAYERGETPDTGNVKYPIQVVGERESVAAAGLAGRTLAVVDEESDITYFAAEGGAIDGATGYEPPTGLSGVLLADRVVVWDAPEGLYDRGFYGRPLTGRAADVEGALQLSLVEAASLAADGCLSLSASVGSPEVADADSGDAAARIVARGRDVEGERFDRRLAVYRRLRAADAVPKTGFKFGADFRTYLDVETVEDLPHSEHLVRVVGPGHEFSPRELSLDVRLAGGVRKEMVFALTEVGDGPPADGADVEWLAVDRLTP; encoded by the coding sequence ATGCAACCGACCGGCCACCTGCGGGGCGACGCGGTCCGCGTCGGCGGGGACGCCCGCCAGCGCTTCTACGACGCCCGGGGGTACGGGCGACCGCTCGACGGCAACGAGATCGCGCTCTCGCGGGTCGAGGCCGCCCACCTGCTGTTCCGCGGCGACCTCTCGGGGATCGAACTCGGCGGCGACGGGAGCGCCGGGACCGACGCCGACCCGGTCGGCTTCGAGCGCTTCTTCGTCGCGAGCGCCGCCGCGGCCGACCGCTTCGCGGTGCGGTTCCTCGTCTACTCGGACCTCCGCGACCGCGGCTTCTACCTCTCGCCCGCACGCGAGCCGTGGCCCGGCGGGCGCGACGCGGCGAGCGACGCGGTCGACTTCGTCGCCTACGAGCGCGGCGAGACCCCGGACACGGGGAACGTGAAGTACCCGATCCAGGTCGTCGGCGAGCGCGAGTCGGTCGCGGCCGCCGGGCTCGCGGGGCGCACGCTCGCGGTCGTCGACGAGGAGTCGGACATCACCTACTTCGCGGCGGAGGGGGGCGCGATCGACGGCGCGACCGGGTACGAGCCGCCGACGGGCCTGAGCGGCGTCCTCCTCGCGGACCGCGTCGTGGTCTGGGACGCCCCCGAGGGGCTGTACGACCGCGGGTTCTACGGACGCCCGCTCACCGGTCGCGCCGCCGACGTCGAGGGCGCGCTCCAGCTCTCACTCGTCGAGGCCGCGTCGCTGGCCGCCGACGGGTGCCTGTCGCTGTCGGCGTCGGTCGGGAGCCCCGAGGTCGCGGACGCGGACTCGGGGGACGCCGCCGCCCGGATCGTCGCCCGCGGCCGCGACGTGGAGGGCGAGCGCTTCGACCGCCGGCTCGCCGTCTACCGGCGCCTCCGCGCGGCCGACGCGGTGCCGAAGACCGGGTTCAAGTTCGGCGCCGACTTCCGGACGTACCTCGACGTGGAGACGGTCGAGGACCTCCCGCACTCCGAACACCTCGTGCGCGTGGTGGGGCCGGGTCACGAGTTCTCGCCCCGGGAACTCTCGCTCGACGTGCGGCTCGCGGGCGGCGTCCGCAAGGAGATGGTGTTCGCGCTGACCGAGGTCGGCGACGGGCCTCCCGCCGACGGCGCCGACGTGGAGTGGCTCGCCGTCGACCGGCTGACGCCCTGA
- a CDS encoding PadR family transcriptional regulator, translating to MTKWFHSGRRRDLCALLYDHGELRAQSAKSRLESHYDERIDPGSFYGTLSALVEAGYLDRRTEGIADVYALTDAGEAALLDHYDWLGERIEGGEAAGDDGA from the coding sequence ATGACGAAGTGGTTCCACAGCGGCCGGCGCCGCGACCTCTGCGCGCTCCTGTACGACCACGGCGAGCTGCGCGCGCAGTCGGCGAAGAGCCGGCTCGAATCCCACTACGACGAGCGGATCGATCCCGGGTCGTTCTACGGCACCCTCTCGGCGCTCGTCGAGGCAGGGTACCTCGACCGGCGGACCGAGGGGATCGCCGACGTGTACGCGCTCACCGACGCGGGCGAGGCCGCGCTGCTCGACCACTACGACTGGCTCGGCGAGCGGATCGAGGGCGGCGAGGCCGCCGGCGACGACGGAGCGTAG
- a CDS encoding LURP-one-related/scramblase family protein, with product MPFPSASDAESGKYDISTVDLSDDRYEVTQSLVRNKYAVRDSAGNVVLRGKQKMFKLKEEFPFVTGDDEDAFSVKAGGIVDIGGNYAIVDAGTGEEVVVLDEDYSLFVENWTVRDPDSGEALATIKSKNKLLSGLRHLVGAANLIPNKYEIFDADGGHVGDIEGQFSMRDAYTVTIDDASDVPKEAVIAAACILDALENQ from the coding sequence ATGCCGTTCCCCTCCGCGTCCGACGCCGAGTCGGGCAAGTACGACATCTCGACCGTCGACCTCAGCGACGACCGCTACGAGGTGACGCAGTCACTGGTCCGGAACAAGTACGCCGTCCGGGACAGCGCCGGGAACGTCGTCCTCCGCGGGAAACAGAAGATGTTCAAGCTGAAAGAGGAGTTCCCGTTCGTCACCGGGGACGACGAGGACGCCTTCTCGGTGAAGGCGGGCGGGATCGTCGACATCGGCGGCAACTACGCCATCGTCGACGCGGGCACCGGCGAGGAGGTGGTCGTGCTCGACGAGGACTACTCGCTGTTCGTCGAGAACTGGACGGTCCGCGACCCCGACTCGGGGGAGGCGCTGGCGACGATCAAGTCCAAGAACAAGCTGCTGTCGGGTCTCCGGCACCTCGTCGGCGCCGCGAACCTGATCCCGAACAAGTACGAGATATTCGACGCGGACGGCGGCCACGTCGGCGACATCGAGGGGCAGTTCTCGATGCGGGACGCCTACACGGTCACCATCGACGACGCGAGCGACGTGCCCAAGGAGGCGGTGATCGCCGCCGCCTGTATCCTCGACGCCCTGGAGAACCAGTAG
- a CDS encoding HAD family hydrolase: MTPADYDFHLFDLDGTLVDAEWEYTRTVFDRVGDRLGREFSDREARVLWHGLGGSRAETLRGMGVDPDAFWPAFHAVEDPVARAEATYLHDDAARLLDRVGEVGGPTGLVTHCQEFLAEPVLDRLDLGGRFDAVVCCTDETGWKPAPDPIEAAMRELGVDPARHRGYYVGDGESDVAAAWNAGLDAVHVERVGHEERGRCVLGDRRVRRLDELVGAEGRIDAGRSGDEPLGAGGPADAS, from the coding sequence GTGACCCCCGCCGACTACGATTTCCACCTCTTCGACCTCGACGGGACGCTCGTCGACGCCGAGTGGGAGTACACCCGGACGGTGTTCGACCGCGTCGGCGACCGGCTCGGCCGCGAGTTCTCGGACCGCGAGGCGCGGGTCCTCTGGCACGGGCTCGGCGGCTCCCGCGCCGAGACCCTCCGCGGGATGGGGGTCGACCCCGACGCGTTCTGGCCCGCGTTCCACGCCGTGGAGGACCCGGTGGCCCGCGCGGAGGCGACGTACCTCCACGACGACGCCGCGCGCCTGCTCGACCGCGTCGGCGAGGTCGGCGGGCCGACCGGCCTCGTCACCCACTGCCAGGAGTTCCTCGCCGAGCCGGTCCTCGATCGCCTCGACCTCGGCGGCCGCTTCGACGCGGTGGTCTGTTGTACCGACGAGACCGGCTGGAAACCGGCGCCGGACCCGATAGAGGCCGCGATGCGCGAGCTCGGCGTCGACCCCGCCCGCCACCGCGGCTACTACGTCGGCGACGGCGAGAGCGACGTGGCGGCCGCCTGGAACGCCGGCCTCGACGCGGTCCACGTCGAGCGCGTCGGCCACGAGGAGCGCGGCCGCTGCGTCCTCGGCGACCGGCGCGTGCGCCGCCTCGACGAACTGGTCGGCGCCGAGGGCCGGATCGACGCCGGCCGGAGCGGCGACGAACCGCTCGGCGCCGGCGGACCGGCCGACGCGTCGTGA
- a CDS encoding phosphotransferase family protein, translated as MKREIAERLDAAFDSHEVRRRLHDVPPHEVYEVSVDGRRAVYKGNTGPTGNAEREGRVMAGVADRTSVPVPEPLCIGDSYYVAAWHPDAPAAEADHEADEAWARAAGRGLATLHGETAPLVDAYGAFRADEAFAVRGRDEWGAAAVEYVEARRPVLARYGHGDAADRVLDHLAERPDAFAGAGEPVCCHGWATPEHVAVADGEVACVIDFEHAIAAPGEYDYWRTVLPAFGPGESEPRTAFREGYESVRSLPPGFDRRAPRYALLNTVYYFESLYVQDQNGPAETARKADRLRSRIDAILDDLA; from the coding sequence ATGAAACGCGAAATCGCCGAACGGCTCGACGCGGCGTTCGACAGCCACGAGGTCCGTCGCCGGCTCCACGACGTGCCGCCGCACGAGGTGTACGAGGTGTCGGTCGACGGCCGCCGCGCCGTCTACAAGGGGAACACCGGCCCGACCGGGAACGCGGAGCGGGAGGGGCGGGTGATGGCCGGCGTCGCCGACCGTACCTCCGTCCCGGTGCCCGAGCCGCTGTGTATCGGGGACAGCTACTACGTCGCGGCGTGGCACCCCGACGCCCCCGCGGCCGAGGCGGACCACGAGGCGGACGAGGCGTGGGCGCGCGCCGCGGGCCGCGGGCTGGCGACGCTCCACGGGGAGACGGCGCCGCTCGTCGACGCGTACGGCGCGTTCCGGGCCGACGAGGCGTTCGCGGTCCGCGGCCGCGACGAGTGGGGCGCCGCCGCGGTCGAGTACGTCGAGGCGCGCCGCCCGGTCCTCGCTCGGTACGGGCACGGCGACGCGGCCGACCGGGTGCTCGACCACCTCGCCGAGCGGCCCGACGCGTTCGCCGGCGCCGGCGAGCCGGTCTGCTGTCACGGGTGGGCCACGCCCGAGCACGTCGCGGTCGCCGACGGGGAGGTGGCGTGCGTGATAGACTTCGAGCACGCGATCGCCGCGCCCGGCGAGTACGACTACTGGCGGACGGTCCTCCCGGCGTTCGGGCCGGGGGAAAGCGAGCCGCGGACCGCGTTTCGCGAGGGGTACGAGTCGGTCCGGTCGCTGCCGCCCGGATTCGACCGGCGAGCGCCCCGATACGCGCTGTTGAACACGGTGTACTACTTCGAGTCGCTGTACGTTCAGGACCAGAACGGCCCGGCGGAGACCGCGCGGAAGGCCGACCGACTGCGGAGCCGGATCGACGCGATACTGGACGACCTCGCGTGA